GTGATGCCGTTGTCGCTGAATATGGCGCACTCAATCCTTATTCGCACCGTTATAACCAGAGTAGGGGAGCCAAAGCGCAAGCCTATGAGGTTCAACAACCCATTGTCGGCGTTACCGTGGATGGGGTCGGCAAGGTTACCGAATATCATCTTAAACCCGGCGATGTGTTCTTGATTGAAGGCGCCGCCGGATACGATGCCGTCTTCGTCCTGAGCGCCCGCCATGGCCGGATTCAGCTCGACGCCAGCGATATTCTTCAGCACTACAAAAAAGTATAAATTTGCCCGTATTCACCGCCACCAGCCCATGCTACACTGTATTCGGGTTCTGGTGCAAAGTTTACTCAGGAAGAGTGCATCCTGTATCATGAATTGAAACTGGAGGTTTTCAGATGACTGATCATTTTAAAGGACGACAATTCAATCAATCAGTGATTACTTTTGCCGTAGGCTACTACTTGCGTTACAACATCAGTTATCGAGATCTAGTTGAAATGATGCGCGACCGTGGTATTTTCGTGCATCACACAACCCTCATGCGTTGGGTACAATATTACTCACCGATTATGCGGGCTCTATGGCGCAAGCGCCATCGGCGCACTTCCAAAAGTTGGCGTATGGATGAGACCTATATCAAGATCAAAGGTCAATGGAATTACCTCTACCGTGCCATTGATGATCAAGGTCTTACGCTTGATTTTCAACTGCGTAAGAAGCGTAACTTTAACTCGGCCTATCATTTTCTCAAACGCCTTTTAAAGACCTATGGTCTTCCACATCGATTAGTGACTGATCAGTACGGAGCAACCCTAAAGGCAATTAAAAAGCTTAGTAGGGAAGGCTATCTGCACAAAGGCGTGCATCAGTGCTCCAAATATCGCAATAATCTGATTGAGCAAGATCACCGTTTTATTAAGCGGCAACAAGTTCGTTCCGCAAGTTATCAGAGCACTCGGACAGCAGCTAGGACATTATACGGCATTGAAACCATGCATGCGATACACAAAGAAAGCCGAAAGAAGCTAGGCCTCT
This DNA window, taken from Lacticaseibacillus pabuli, encodes the following:
- a CDS encoding IS6 family transposase, giving the protein MTDHFKGRQFNQSVITFAVGYYLRYNISYRDLVEMMRDRGIFVHHTTLMRWVQYYSPIMRALWRKRHRRTSKSWRMDETYIKIKGQWNYLYRAIDDQGLTLDFQLRKKRNFNSAYHFLKRLLKTYGLPHRLVTDQYGATLKAIKKLSREGYLHKGVHQCSKYRNNLIEQDHRFIKRQQVRSASYQSTRTAARTLYGIETMHAIHKESRKKLGLFGFSAYQEVDQLLAA